A single genomic interval of Gallus gallus isolate bGalGal1 chromosome 10, bGalGal1.mat.broiler.GRCg7b, whole genome shotgun sequence harbors:
- the LRRC28 gene encoding leucine-rich repeat-containing protein 28 isoform X4 — MRPLEVGDLRELQTLDISTNRLITLPERLHMCLSLQYLTADRNHLWYVPRHLCQLPSLNELSMAGNRLAFLPLDLGRSRELQYVYVDNNIHLKGLPSFLYNKVIGCSGCGSPIQVSEVKLLSFSSGQLTVFLPAEVKSIGTETDHVLPLQELAMRTLYNTYYVYLKDLNFLTPISLPKSLLELLHCPLGHCHRCSQPMFTIVYPKLFPLRETPMAGLHQGRTTVSFVAYCCSTQCLQTFDLLS, encoded by the exons ATGAGGCCACTTG AGGTTGGAGATCTGAGGGAGCTGCAAACACTGGATATTTCAACCAATCGCTTGATAACGTTACCTGAAAGGCTGCATATGTGCCTCTCGCTGCAGTACTTGACTGCAGACCGGAACCACCTGTGGTATGTTCCCCGCCATCTGTGCCAGCTCCCAAGCCTCAACGAGCTCTCCATGGCTGGGAACCGCCTTGCATTTCTGCCTCTGG ATTTAGGTCGTTCACGGGAGCTACAATATGTTTATGTGGATAACAACATTCATCTCAAAGGCCTTCCATCTTTTCTGTATAATAAAGTCATTGGTTGCAGCGG CTGTGGTTCTCCAATTCAAGTTTCAGAGGTGAAACTGCTCTCTTTTTCATCGGGACAGTTAACTGTGTTCCTGCCAGCAGAGGTGAAGTCTATAGGGACAGAAACAGATCATGTGCTGCCTTTGCAAGAATTGGCTATGAGAACCCTCTATAACACTTACTACGTGTATTTAAAAG atcTGAATTTTCTTACTCCAATCTCGCTACCAAAAAGCCTCTTGGAATTGTTACACTGCCCCTTGGGACACTGTCACCGCTGTAGCCAGCCGATGTTTACTATTGTCTACCCAAAGCTCTTTCCCTTAAGGGAAACTCCAATGGCAGGATTGCATCAAGG gagGACAACTGTTAGTTTTGTGGCATACTGCTGCTCCACCCAGTGTCTGCAGACTTTTGACCTACTGAGTtga
- the LRRC28 gene encoding leucine-rich repeat-containing protein 28 isoform X5, translating into MCLSLQYLTADRNHLWYVPRHLCQLPSLNELSMAGNRLAFLPLDLGRSRELQYVYVDNNIHLKGLPSFLYNKVIGCSGCGSPIQVSEVKLLSFSSGQLTVFLPAEVKSIGTETDHVLPLQELAMRTLYNTYYVYLKDLNFLTPISLPKSLLELLHCPLGHCHRCSQPMFTIVYPKLFPLRETPMAGLHQGCALCSFGKDMAEKNCHTLYKWRTTVSFVAYCCSTQCLQTFDLLS; encoded by the exons ATGTGCCTCTCGCTGCAGTACTTGACTGCAGACCGGAACCACCTGTGGTATGTTCCCCGCCATCTGTGCCAGCTCCCAAGCCTCAACGAGCTCTCCATGGCTGGGAACCGCCTTGCATTTCTGCCTCTGG ATTTAGGTCGTTCACGGGAGCTACAATATGTTTATGTGGATAACAACATTCATCTCAAAGGCCTTCCATCTTTTCTGTATAATAAAGTCATTGGTTGCAGCGG CTGTGGTTCTCCAATTCAAGTTTCAGAGGTGAAACTGCTCTCTTTTTCATCGGGACAGTTAACTGTGTTCCTGCCAGCAGAGGTGAAGTCTATAGGGACAGAAACAGATCATGTGCTGCCTTTGCAAGAATTGGCTATGAGAACCCTCTATAACACTTACTACGTGTATTTAAAAG atcTGAATTTTCTTACTCCAATCTCGCTACCAAAAAGCCTCTTGGAATTGTTACACTGCCCCTTGGGACACTGTCACCGCTGTAGCCAGCCGATGTTTACTATTGTCTACCCAAAGCTCTTTCCCTTAAGGGAAACTCCAATGGCAGGATTGCATCAAGG CTGTGCCCTCTGCTCTTTTGGGAAGGATATGGCAGAGAAGAATTGTCATACTCTATATAAGTG gagGACAACTGTTAGTTTTGTGGCATACTGCTGCTCCACCCAGTGTCTGCAGACTTTTGACCTACTGAGTtga
- the LRRC28 gene encoding leucine-rich repeat-containing protein 28 isoform X6 — protein sequence MCLSLQYLTADRNHLWYVPRHLCQLPSLNELSMAGNRLAFLPLDLGRSRELQYVYVDNNIHLKGLPSFLYNKVIGCSGCGSPIQVSEVKLLSFSSGQLTVFLPAEVKSIGTETDHVLPLQELAMRTLYNTYYVYLKDLNFLTPISLPKSLLELLHCPLGHCHRCSQPMFTIVYPKLFPLRETPMAGLHQGRTTVSFVAYCCSTQCLQTFDLLS from the exons ATGTGCCTCTCGCTGCAGTACTTGACTGCAGACCGGAACCACCTGTGGTATGTTCCCCGCCATCTGTGCCAGCTCCCAAGCCTCAACGAGCTCTCCATGGCTGGGAACCGCCTTGCATTTCTGCCTCTGG ATTTAGGTCGTTCACGGGAGCTACAATATGTTTATGTGGATAACAACATTCATCTCAAAGGCCTTCCATCTTTTCTGTATAATAAAGTCATTGGTTGCAGCGG CTGTGGTTCTCCAATTCAAGTTTCAGAGGTGAAACTGCTCTCTTTTTCATCGGGACAGTTAACTGTGTTCCTGCCAGCAGAGGTGAAGTCTATAGGGACAGAAACAGATCATGTGCTGCCTTTGCAAGAATTGGCTATGAGAACCCTCTATAACACTTACTACGTGTATTTAAAAG atcTGAATTTTCTTACTCCAATCTCGCTACCAAAAAGCCTCTTGGAATTGTTACACTGCCCCTTGGGACACTGTCACCGCTGTAGCCAGCCGATGTTTACTATTGTCTACCCAAAGCTCTTTCCCTTAAGGGAAACTCCAATGGCAGGATTGCATCAAGG gagGACAACTGTTAGTTTTGTGGCATACTGCTGCTCCACCCAGTGTCTGCAGACTTTTGACCTACTGAGTtga